DNA from Nitriliruptor alkaliphilus DSM 45188:
GACAACCCACCTCACGACGGTGACCACGGCCAGCGGCCGGCGCACGGGCACGCTCCGCGCTGTCACGTCACAACAGATGCGACAACCCTGATCGTTTCCGAGCTGTGAAGAGCGAGCACACCGCACGCTTGAGGCGATTGCGAACTGCATCCGCGACCCTGCGGTCGGCTGATCTCTACAGCGGTCCTTGCGGCGAAGGGCCGTACGCGAGCCCTCTCTCCCGAGAGGGTCTTCGCGACCCACGCGCGAACCGTGACTGCGGGTGCGTCGATCCTGGCGGCGACCCGCGCATAACAGGTACCGACCCGTCGGTGTATCGCGCGCCTGGTCCGGGCTCTCTCCCACAAGGCGGCGCGGACTCGTTGATGACCCGAGGCCCATCGCCATTCTCCCGGGTCGGCTGCCCGTGTCTCTCCGGAGCGGAGCGTGCTGTGGCTGGGCCCTCAGGAGGTGAGGCCGAGCTGGGCGGCAACACCGGTCGCGTCGAAGTAGGACCGCTCCTCGGTTACCAACCCGTCCTGCCCTACGGACCAGCAGACAGCGGTCTCGAAGGAGACGGGCCGTCCGGTTGCGGAAAGCTCACCATCAGGCATCTCCAGCGGGCCGTCGTTGACGCCGTTCGCGGCCAGCTCGAAGGCAACCCGGTCACCGGCGTCGATCACCGGACGGAGCAGTCTCCACTGCATGTCGGGGAAGGCCCGCCAGATCGACTCCAGCAACGCTTCGATGGCATCCCGGCCCTTGATGGACTCGGGGAAGAGCGGGGCGTGGATCACGGCATCCGCGGTGAAGAGGGCTGCCCAACCAGCCACGTCGCGTCGGTTGAACGTCTCCACGTACTGGCGGGCCAGCGCTTCTCCGGT
Protein-coding regions in this window:
- a CDS encoding ester cyclase, producing the protein MVTGEALARQYVETFNRRDVAGWAALFTADAVIHAPLFPESIKGRDAIEALLESIWRAFPDMQWRLLRPVIDAGDRVAFELAANGVNDGPLEMPDGELSATGRPVSFETAVCWSVGQDGLVTEERSYFDATGVAAQLGLTS